In the Parus major isolate Abel chromosome 7, Parus_major1.1, whole genome shotgun sequence genome, GGGTTTCTCTCCAGCTTTACTGAACCTGACACTTTCTCCCCCAGGatgtctccagcagcagggagcagaggttTGGAATTCATTTTAGCACCACCTCACTACCAGCAGGGACTTTCTCCTGGTAACTTTGTCATTAAACCGTATTTTGTTTGCAAATCTGTTAAAAACACAACTCTAACCCAAATATATGTTATGGGATATGCATTTCTCATATGGCCCTGCTGCTCACTTACAGACTGAGGAAAGCATTGTGAACACGTTGAATGTGTTTGTTTGTGTCAGGaaatgcaatgaaataaaaatgcaacaaTTCTTTCAGTTCTGTAAGTTTCATCTTCAGGCATTAGCACAAAGAATCATTTTTACAGAGGCTTTCAGGACATCAGGATGTgacttgaaattaatttgtaataGGTCCAAGTGTGTTTTATTGTCCTTCTTTGTGCTCTCTGTTACACAGGGGATGATTCATGACAAATACCATGAATATGTGAATTTGGGGTGCTATTCTTTGGGACCCTCaatcatttaattttataaatatttacattaaatataaCAATGTTGTGACCAGCCCTGAGTTCCACCCTGTTGATGCCATATGCTCTTATGCCTAAGGCTGCAAAATTCATCACCAGGTACTGGAAGTCACATCACTCAAAAGTGATGTCCATTCTCTTTGGGCACATCCATAAATGGATGGTTAAATACCCAATTTtacagcaaaacaggaaaaaacatacacaaacaaaaaacaggagTCACTTTATGGCAGCTGTAGGGAAATGCTGTGTTCTGAAAACACAGGAGTCCTGAGCCTTCAGTAGGTAACTGCAGAGACAAACCCCAGAGCACCCTGAGGGCAGGAACAGCCACTCCTGATCCCATGGACCCACCAGGCTCTCCCACACCTGTGCTTGCCACTTCTAACAACAGCAGAGTACGATTGTCACAGCTGAGGATCCCACACTTCTGAAATGGCTCTCAAAGACAATTTCCCAGCAGTGAAACAgtggcacagcccctgcagaaAGGACCTTCAGCATCATGGAATCACAAAAtcccagaggggtttgggttggaagggacctcatcccattccaccatccctgtgtccatccatCATCCGTCCCCatgtccatccatccatccatccatccatccatccatccatccatccagccCCGTGTCCAGCCCGGCCTGGGGcccttccagggctgggcagcctcagtttctctgcagagggcaggggagagggcaggggagaaggggagcagctgctgggactgtgcagagccaggagcgGCAGCGATCCTGCAGGAAAGCCATGCCCAGAGGAGCACCCAGCACCCTCAgagccagctctgtgcagggcagtgACCCCTGGCAGGGTGTCccgtgtcccctgtccctggcagtCCCACCCAGCACCCTCAgagccagctctgtgcagggcagtgACCCCGGCAgggtgtcccctgtccctggcagtCCCACCGGGCTCTGGCCCCTCGCCAGGCCAGCGGTGTGTGGGTGCAGCatcatccctgctctgccaggctccagccgggctgggagcagcagaggcagcccCAAGGCGGGGGCTGAGCTCCCAGTGCTGACCCCAGCCCACCCTGGCTGGCAGTGACCTTCCCTCCCCAGAGCCAGGACAtttccagaggggctgggctcCGCTCCTCCCGCAGCTCAGCTCCGCAGCCTTGGCCTTTCAAGTTTAGCTCCGGAGCTGTCGCTTCCCTTTATCTCTctgggaggcagctgcaggggctgggctcaggtgggtcccttccctgctcccagagcccagccagcGCCTCGGGCCCACCCTGtcccccccaaaccccccgAGTGTCACCAGCAGCGGGCAGGGCCAGCTCCGCTCACccgcagccctgcccagcacaagCTGCTCTGGAGGATGGCAATGCACAGAGGAGactttttgctgtttgttttatcCCTGTGTCATTGCAATTCTGGCTGGGGTGCTGCAGTTCACTGCGTCATTTGTAAGGAGcactaaaatgaaataataaatttgggatttttcttcgTAGCGAACCAAACCGCTCAAGAAAAAGGAGCTGGGTGATGTTGTTCAGTGTTTATTAACACATGCAGGTCCCTGTGCCCTCAGTGCAGCCCAGCACGGGGTTTGGCAGTGCTGTAGGGCAGAGCCATCCTATTGAAGCCATGAATtcagcccagcacacacagcaacaACCAGGACCTGCCAAAATTGCACCCCAAAGatccacagctgggcagggacacccgGGGGCTCCACACAACAGCTGAGTGTCCACACACAAAACCTGATCAAACACCACTCCTCCCAAACAGAAACATCCATTGAATTAAACTCCTCCACCTCAGGGAAGCAGCTCAGTTCAGTgaggagctgaggaggaaaggctgaagtgACCAAAGCACCTGAGCTTTGCTACAGAGATTCTCATCTTCATGATggccccaaaatcccaaatgaGATTTGGTTTCTTACAGAGAATCACAAAGATTTGAACAAAAATTAGGAATTCTCTGACTAGAGAAGAGGCCTGCTCAATAAAATGTGCTGTTTTTGCTGGTCCCAAAGCAGATTTCCCTCAGCCTGGCACCTTCCCCGTGCTGCAGCAAAcaccaggcaggagctggagcctcCCCaaagctcccccagccccagcagggctgtcctgCTCGAGTTGTTCCAAAGCAAGCTGGCTCCTGTGgcacctggagctgtgcaggatCCCCAGATCCCccgggagctgcaggctggacaGAGCACACATCACCTGTCCTGTCTGAACGAGCTCTCCTGGCCATCCCTGCACCCCAGTTAAATCCAAAAACCCCCCTAAAACACAACAATGCCGCTATTTTGATGGACACGTgctttgaaataagaaaaatttaaaaaagcaaacaaaccaacccagaAAGCTCGAGCTGCTCTACATTGTGCCTCCAAGCCACAGCGGCAGAGAAGGAAACTCTTTACTGCTGAAccaggggagcagagacaggaggaaatcaggaaaacagagaaagcacACCACATAGGAAATGTCAAATATGTCAAAACATTCATGAATACCAACATCTCCCTCTGCAccatccccagctgcagaggTTACTCAGGGCTAACGTTTCAGCAAGTGCAGATTATGCAGCTCGGGGTTTACTTATACATAAAAAATCAGCTACAGGTGCATGCAAGGTGCTTTTTGCATGCAGCCAGTCCGGGGATTGCTCCCACTAAAGAAAAGCCGGGAGGGTAAAATCACATAAAACACGAATTTCCCAGCTCTGACCACCCCAGCCCTAAACggctcctggctgctcccgGTGCCCGTGACACACTCGGGGAGGATAATTAGGGCAAGGACTAAAGAACTGTTGCCGATTTCATTCCCAAAGCTCCCAGCCGGGGCTCCTGCCCGCGGCCATTcatctgcagggacagcacgGCACCTCCTGTCCCCGAGCCACCAGCTGGGAattctgccagcccagctcGGTGGCATCAGAGCACAGCATCGCATGGCCCAGAGCCTCCGAAAAACGCAGCTGGAATTCGGTGGCACCGCTGGAACACCATGGGCAGCGAGCACCCGGCCCGAGCCCTCCCCCGGTTTGTTTGTCAGGTTTGGAAACCTCGGCATATTTGGGAACGCTGTGCCTTGGTGTAACCTCCTCATCCATCCACAGCGGGAGGAGAAactgcccagctctggagaggagcagagagcctcccctgcctgggctgccctgggaacACCAACGCGACTTCCAGACAAAGCAAACACCCTCTGCTCTCACACCTCGCTGTGCCGCAGgagaaaccacagaaaacaggGCAAAAACAGAAAGTTGGGTTCACATCAGCCCGGTGGGTCGGTAAGGAGCTACAAAAGCTGAACAGAAAGTTGGGTTCAGATCAGCCCGGTGGGTCGGTAAGGAACTCCAAAAGCTGAAATTCCCAGGGAACAGAGCCAGGATGGGTCTGGCTGCTCCTCACATGAGCCCAGCAGAACGAGCAGTAacaaattccagcagcagcacacggCTAAAATAATTAAGATAGCTATTGATCTGGAATATTGCAAGCCTGGAGAAGTGAAACCTTTTAATAAATCCTCCCATTGATACCCCcagttaaaaattattcctcCAGCTCCATATTCTGCCTTGAGCTCCCACTCTGAACATTTTTCTCCGTGTCTCTAAAGAGCGTTTCCTCCCCTCGCTGCCTTGCTGGAGGCTGCAGAACACGGCAAGCAGGAGCCCAGGGGCTCTGGCAGCGCTCCCGTCTGCAGcctggccccagcagcagcccccagcccctgcccgaGCCCCCCTCGGTGCCCGTGCCCGGCCCCTGCAGCCTCCGCTCGGGCTCGGCTCCTGCGCACCCCGGGCCAGCAGCGCTCCGGGCCGGGGGAAAAGCCGAGGCAGGTGTGAGATGGGCGCCTGGGAAGGATTAATTCTGCTTTCCCCAGGTGCACGGGTTAAACGTGTTAGAAAAGTTACTGCAAAAGACCCTGATGAAAGTGGTGGAAGCAGCTGGTTTCTGACAGGAATTGGGAGCAGATGGGGGATATTTAGAGGGGACTCCAGTTGTTAAAGTCCTCCTATAAACAggtctttgtttttctttcgAATTGAAAGCCCCTTCTATAGCGTAGACATTTAcacttctgtatttcttcacaCATATTTAGGGAACTTCTGTATTCTCTCTATATGTTTAGGGATATTCCATGTGCGCTGTTTAGGTTAAATGCACAACTGCTCCGTGTCCGTGGCAATGCCAAGACCCCGCTCAGGATGAATTCGGCAGCACCCGCCtctgccccggccccgctccttGGCCCCCGCAACACCCGCCTGCCACGGCACCGACTTTTATTCCTTCTTACAACTCTTTCTTTTCGGGATTTTTCGCCTGACCGAGCCGCAAAGCCCCTTCCTCGGCAAGCCGGGTGCTCGGGGCTCGCCCGCACCGGGGCTGCGGAGCCACGGAACTCAGACCCCCGGCACCCCGGGCTGGGGATGCGGCACCGGGACTGGGAATGAGGCAGCGGGACCGGGAATGAGACACCGGGACCGGGAATGAGACACCGGGACCGGGATGTGGGACAGGGATGCGGTACCGGGCTAGGGATGCGGCACCGGGACCGGGATGCGGCACCGGGATGTTCCCCGCCAGCTGCGGGGAGAGGCTGCCCCTCAGCCGTGTCCGTGGGGTTTTGGGCACCGCGGGACGCGCGGCGCGGAGGAGTAAAACCGATCCCGGGCGTGGCCTCCCCCGGGCGCTGTATCCCCGACACCAGAGGCTGGAGTTCCGTCCCCGCGGGACGAACCAGCGGGGTTTGagttcctcctccctctccacGCGCGGGACCCCCGTGAGCGCATCCCGGTCCCGGGGCCCGTGGGGCTCGGAGCGCGGTGCCGGTGGCCCGGGCTCGGTGCCGGTGGCCCGGGCTCGGTGCCGGTGACCCGGGCTCGGTGCCGGTGGCCCGGGCTCGGTGCCGGTGCCGCGGGGCTCCGAGAGGCGCCCCCTCCCTAAAGCCTGGCAAGACCCCGGGGCTTTGGGGCagcgctcccggccccgctgcgCTCCGCGCTGCCCGTGGTGCCCCCCGAGCCCCTCGGCCGCCGCGGGGGCAGCTTCGGGAATTCAATTCCTCCGTTCAAAGTGTTTTCCTGAGGAATTAGCCCCCCCGACGAAGGGATGCGCCTGAGCGAACGCCGGCGcgggaggaggcagagagggatggatgggtggatggacggacggacggacggatggatggatggatggagcaggatgCAGGGTCTGGATGCGGCGGGGACCGAGCATGGTAGAAGCCGGGAAAGGACCAACCTCCGAGCCGcggcttttcctcctcttcctcccgcGGCACGGAacgggagcggccccggccaTCGCCGCTCCGGGCTCGCCGCACCGACAGAGGCTTTTGTCCCCTGGCTGCGGCGGGGGCTGGCGGAGGAGCTTCGCACTTCGGCAGAAAGGAGACGAAATTCGATTCGTTTACGCGTTTTATTGTTGTAAACATTAAAATTGTCTTTCTCAAAGAAAGAGTTCTcgggagaaaaaataataataataattataataataataatccgCGTTTCTAACTGTCGTACaccatattaaaaaaaggcagCGACTTTCCCGTGTGCCAAACCGGGgtatacaaagaaaaatactacagaatatggcaatattaaaaatattactcgaacataaaataatatattaacCGACAATTTTtagacataaaaaaaaccaaacaaacggaacaaaacaaaccaaaaattcaAAGTGCTCAGTAATTTCCAGGGAGTTATGTATAGTATAAGCACTCTGGAAACAGTCAAAAAGCTGCTGCATGCAAGATCTGTTTAGCTTTAGACAACAAAATAATCAAGATATAAACTTCTTCTTTAATCAACATCAACAGTACGTACAACACTTACAAACAAGGGGTGTCGGGCGGTGTTTACAAACACTATGTGTCCCTTTGGGGGGGAATTCCGGGGGGTAACACTTGTGCCCACCTATTTTACAATTGAGAAAATGTTTGAAGCTTAGATAACTACCAGTCTTTTATAAAAGCTACCAGACTACATAGTGTCTGAAATACTATTTATAGAATATAGACATTACTGAAATAGCAAGTGCCTATAACATTGTCACCCTGGAATCGTCATGCTTCCCTGGTATGGACAgattgggttttcttttttttattttttttttttaattctcctttttttgtttttaatttatttttttttccaaacacatttagctttaatttttgatattttttttgtttttttagaatTGTTTTCCATGTTTCATCATAAATAggcacagaataatttatttttttttttaaagagccaAACTGCATCTGATAAATTTACAAGCCTTCGCCTTCATTAATGCCACGCCAGCCACGCAACGTTTGGGGTTTGGGTATATTACAGCTTTCTTTTACAGCAGAAAACTTTAGTCTTTAGGAGGGTGAGACTTGTGGGTCACCTCAAGGCTCGGTTTGTCAGCGCACGAGTCTGAGCCGCGCGCCCGGCGTTGCCAGCCAGGCTCGTCTTTCCACCAGAAGTCCTtaataataaattcatttaGAAGCCGATAATAAAAAGTTTATACCATGGTGTTTGTGTAGTCCATGAGCTGCATCCATGATGCCCCAGAGCCAAAATGCCCATCGCGTTCTGCCTGCAGGAGTTTGCAACACTGGCTGGGTGGGAGCTggcacccaggggtgctgctctgggcccagcccagctccccttCAGGCAGCTGGAGCTTCTCCTCGGGTCAGTGGAAGCGCACGGGAAGAGTCTTAAAAAGGTAAAGTGTCCAGAAAAAGTTTGTCAATTATTGCTGGCGGTGGCACCAAATCTTCCAGTTTCAGGTAGAAAATGCGCTGCAGCCCCTGTGTGCAAAGCGTGCGGAGTTCGGGGAGCTTCCCCAAGAGTTTGGACAAATAGTTGGGGCGATTCAGCCCCCCGTTATTGAAAGTCACGTGGTCTTTGAGACAATTTACAATCTTGTTCTGAAGCTCTTCCACCCTCTTGGGTTCCTTAAGCCCGTGCCTCTCTGCAAAGAGAAGGGAGCGGGACGTTACGGGGCTGGCACGGAGCAAGGAGAGCCGGGGAGCAGGAGCGGGGCTGGGCGGGAAGGGGGGACACTGACCTGTCACCATGGCCAGGGCAGCGATGCAAGAGAAGGCAGAGATGTCAATGTTCATGTTTTGCAAGTTGGAGGAAAACTCCACGATGGAATCGATCCACTCCCCAAAGCCACGGACGCACTGCAACCGGTGCAGGACCACCCCGTTGCAGAAGATCAGCTTCCCCTCCACGGGGTTGGACCTGGAAGGAAGGGGACAACCCCAGAATGAACTGATGGATGAATGAGAGAGGGAGGAAAGTtagacagaaagagaaaacagaggaaaatcagacagaaagataaaacagaggaaaatcagacagaaagataaaacagaggaaaatcagacagaaagagaaaacagaggaaaagaaaaagacaaagataagagaaagacaaaagataAGAGATAAGAGAGAATGAGcgaaaggaagaaagcaagacaaggagggagagaaagataAAACAGAGAATAcggaatgaaagagaaaaaagaacaagggagaacaggaaagaaattaaaaaaaaaataataagaaaggAGATGATGGGGGAGAAAATCTAAACAACTAATTACTTGAGGAGCAATAAATGAAGGATTTAAGAGGCACCTAATTACCGAGGAGTTAATAAAACGCAGACCAGTGGACCTTGAAAGGGTGTGATTCGCTGGCCGCCCCGCGCTCCCCCGCTCACCTGTACGCCAGCCGCAGCACGAACAGCTCCAGGAAGGCAGACTCGAAGAGCAGGTCCTGGTCCGTTTTGGGGAGGTCAGTGAAGCCGGGGATTTTTTCCGCCCACCCTCGGATGATCTCCATGGAGCCGGTCAGGAGATCGTAGAACTGCTGGATGTGTTGGGTGTCGTCACCGCTCAGCTGGTAGTCGGGGTTAGCCTGGAACTggaaattcattttaaaaagcacttaatGAGGTTCTCTAAAGTCTATAACCCGTGAAATTGCTCACCCCGTCCCTGGCCGGGGAGCGGGCTGGGATAACAATTAAAGCTTTCTCTGACCGGTGAGGAAATTAGATGTTCCGGGGCAATTAATTCGATTAGGCACGGCGCTCCGAGGCCGGCGCTCTCCGTGCGCGGGGGGCCCGATCCCGGGGCGGTGCCGGTGGGGCTGAACCGAGCCCCgggcgggcagggccgggccgaGCNNNNNNNNNNNNNNNNNNNNNNNNNNNNNNNNNNNNNNNNNNNNNNNNNNNNNNNNNNNNNNNNNNNNNNNNNNNNNNNNNNNNNNNNNNNNNNNNNNNNNNNNNNNNNNNNNNNNNNNNNNNNNNNNNNNNNNNNNNNNNNNNNNNNNNNNNNNNNNNNNNNNNNNNNNNNNNNNNNNNNNNNNNNNNNNNNNNNNNNNNNNNNNNNNNNNNNNNNNNNNNNNNNNNNNNNNNNNNNNNNNNNNNNNNNNNNNNNNNNNNNNNNNNNNNNNNNNNNNNNNNNNNNNNNNNNNNNNNNNNNNNNNNNNNNNNNNNNNNNNNNNNNNNNNNNNNNNNNNNNNNNNNNNNNNNNNNNNNNNNNNNNNNNNNNNNNNNNNNNNNNNNNNNNNNNNNNNNNNNNNNNNNNNNNNNNNNNNNNNNNNNNNNNNNNNNNNNNNNNNNNNNNNNNNNNNNNNNNNNNNNNNNNNNNNNNNNNNNNNNNNNNNNNNNNNNNNNNNNNNNNNNNNNNNNNNNNNNNNNNNNNNNNNNNNNNNNNNNNNNNNNNNNNNNNNNNNNNNNNNNNNNNNNNNNNNNNNNNNNNNNNNNNNNNNNNNNNNNNNNNNNNNNNNNNNNNNNNNNNNNNNNNNNNNNNNNNNNNNNNNNNNNNNNNNNNNNNNNNNNNNNNNNNNNNNNNNNNNNNNNNNNNNNNNNNNNNNNNNNNNNNNNNNNNNNNNNNNNNNNNNNNNNNNNNNNNNNNNNNNNNNNNNNNNNNNNNNNNNNNNNNNNNNNNNNNNNNNNNNNNNNNNNNNNNNNNNNNNNNNNNNNNNNNNNNNNNNNNNNNNNNNNACACggggacacacacagacacggggacacacggacacacacagacacacggacactCACCCTCCTTGACCATGCCGACGGCCAGGCACTTCTGGAAGCGGCAGTACTGGCAGCGGTTGCGGCGGCGCTTGTCCACCGGGCAGTTCTTGTTGGCCAGACACACGTACTTGGCGTTCTTCTGCACCGTGCGCTGCGGGCCCGAGCGGCCGCGGTCAGAGCCCGCCCGGagcgccccgcgcccgccccgccgcctccccgcACGTCCTTTCCcccttgctttccttttcccttcccccctTGATCTTCTTTTCCGTTTTTCCGCTTTGTTTCGTCCCCTTTTCCCTTCGTTTTCTGCTCCCggtttccttttttccccttcattttctttaccCTTTTTTATCTTTACTTCTCCTTTTTACCTTTATATCCCTTCcgcttttttccttttaatctcttctcccttttaaatttttctttcctattatttcctctttcccttttattcttttaccttttaagatttaatttcatttccctttaattcctttccctttttcccccttatttagtttcccctttttcccttttctttcctttccccctttatttagtttcctttcttccctttcattttcttttcccctttatttagtttccttttttcccttttatttccttttccttcccccccccccttccttccttttttttttttttttttctttatttttttttttcccagggcaTTTAACAGGAGAAAATTGACAGCGTTAACATCCAAGCTAACCTCGCAGCTCCTAGCCGTGTTTTATATGCcaagaggagggaaagagacGCTCGGTAAATACAAATCCGTGGGCATTCATATTATTTACATTCCTTGGAGACCTTCTCTATTTAAAATGATAAGATTATTCAATCAGGATGGCGAAATAAAGAGATCACTTAATTTTACCACAGGGAATTGTGTTCCACATGGTTAGCTCAGACGCAGTTCTCTGTCCTAACCGATTTCCATCTGCGGGCTCCTCTCCCCGCAGGGTCCCCCCGCCGCCCcgagccctgccctgccccgctCACCTTGAAGAAGCCCTTGCAGCCCTCGCAGGTGCGCACGCCGTAGTGCTGGCAGGCCGCGTTGTCCCCGCACACGGCGCACAGCCCCTCGTTGGACGGGGAGCCCCGCGAGGGAGGCGAGGGCACCTGGCTGTCCAGGAGCTGCGGCCCGCCGTGGCCCAGCTGCAGCCCGGGGAAGGCCATGGAGGGCTGCTTGCGGATGGGGTTGGGCACGGCGAACGCCTGCCCGTCCACGCCGTGGTGCGGCCCGGCCGCCTCGGGGTTCATGGGCACGTGCAGGGGGCCGTCGAAGCGCATCTGGCAGCTGGACACGGGCGTGCCCGGCGGAGACTGCTTGAAGGAGAACAGGGACAGGCGGGACACGGGCGTTTTGCGCTGCTCGATCATGTGCGTGGTGGCCACGTAGTTGGGGTGGAAGTTGTGCAGGGAGCCGGGGTCGTCCCACACGGGGCCGTGCTGCACCTGGAAGCCGGGCGTGGAGGGGGTCGGGGGCGACGAGGGCTTGTAGTAGACGGAGCCCGAGTGGGACATCATCTCCTCGGACTGGGGGGGCAGGTGGCCGTGCTGCTGGTAGCCGTGCATCTGAATGTCTTCCACCTTAATGGAGGACTGCTGTCCGGACAGGGGCATTTGGTACAAGCAGGGGGGCTTCACGTCGTAGCTCGTGTTGTAGTTGTCCATAAAGGTACTGAAGCTGGGGAGAGAAGTGGTGGCGGTGATTTCGGTGTTGGTGAGGTCCATGCTAAACTTGACGAACTCCGGAGTTAGGAAATCGGAGCTGTATTCTCCCGAGGAGTGGTAGCTGTAGCTCTGGGAGGCCGGGCTGGCT is a window encoding:
- the NR4A2 gene encoding nuclear receptor subfamily 4 group A member 2, with protein sequence MPCVQAQYGSSPQGASPASQSYSYHSSGEYSSDFLTPEFVKFSMDLTNTEITATTSLPSFSTFMDNYNTSYDVKPPCLYQMPLSGQQSSIKVEDIQMHGYQQHGHLPPQSEEMMSHSGSVYYKPSSPPTPSTPGFQVQHGPVWDDPGSLHNFHPNYVATTHMIEQRKTPVSRLSLFSFKQSPPGTPVSSCQMRFDGPLHVPMNPEAAGPHHGVDGQAFAVPNPIRKQPSMAFPGLQLGHGGPQLLDSQVPSPPSRGSPSNEGLCAVCGDNAACQHYGVRTCEGCKGFFKRTVQKNAKYVCLANKNCPVDKRRRNRCQYCRFQKCLAVGMVKEGECPCVCVCPCVPVSVCVPPHRHRPGIGPPAHGERRPRSAVPNRINCPGTSNFLTVLFKMNFQFQANPDYQLSGDDTQHIQQFYDLLTGSMEIIRGWAEKIPGFTDLPKTDQDLLFESAFLELFVLRLAYRSNPVEGKLIFCNGVVLHRLQCVRGFGEWIDSIVEFSSNLQNMNIDISAFSCIAALAMVTERHGLKEPKRVEELQNKIVNCLKDHVTFNNGGLNRPNYLSKLLGKLPELRTLCTQGLQRIFYLKLEDLVPPPAIIDKLFLDTLPF